In the Sarcophilus harrisii chromosome 3, mSarHar1.11, whole genome shotgun sequence genome, one interval contains:
- the LOC116423089 gene encoding keratin-associated protein 19-1-like: MSYCGGYYGGLGYGYGSGYGCGYGSYRGLGCGFGSCGYGSLGYGSCGYGGLGYGGYGYGGYGYGCCRPSCCGRYSFCGFY, from the coding sequence ATGAGCTACTGCGGCGGCTATTACGGAGGTCTGGGCTATGGCTATGGCTCTGGTTATGGCTGTGGATATGGCAGCTATCGTGGACTAGGCTGTGGTTTTGGCAGCTGTGGCTATGGAAGCCTAGGCTATGGTAGCTGTGGCTATGGAGGTCTGGGCTATGGTGGCTATGGCTATGGAGGCTATGGCTATGGCTGCTGCCGTCCATCTTGCTGTGGAAGATATTCTTTCTGTGgtttctattga
- the LOC111720259 gene encoding keratin-associated protein 20-2-like, with product MSYYGSYYGGLGYGYGSGYGCGYGSYRGLGCGFGSCGYGGLGYGGYGYGGLGYGGYGYGCCHPSCCGRYSSCGFY from the coding sequence ATGAGCTACTATGGCAGCTACTATGGGGGTCTGGGTTATGGCTATGGCTCTGGTTATGGCTGTGGATATGGCAGCTACCGTGGCCTAGGCTGTGGCTTTGGCAGCTGTGGCTATGGAGGCCTGGGCTATGGTGGCTATGGCTATGGAGGCCTGGGCTATGGTGGCTATGGCTATGGCTGTTGCCATCCATCTTGCTGTGGAAGATATTCTTCTTGTGGTTTCTATTGA